A window of the Dasypus novemcinctus isolate mDasNov1 chromosome 15, mDasNov1.1.hap2, whole genome shotgun sequence genome harbors these coding sequences:
- the MEDAG gene encoding mesenteric estrogen-dependent adipogenesis protein — MAVAACAPARPSLASISSGELRSLWTCDCELALLPLAQLLHLQPAAFQLRGDQLWVAGRGDAGPARGGFNVFGDGLVRLDGQLYRLRSYIKRYVELTSYCDYKDYRETILSKPMLFFINVQTTEDTAKEKTYAFLVNTRHPKIRRQLEQGMDTVISSVIGESYRLQFDFQEVVKNFFPPGNEVVNGENLSFAYEFKADALFDFFYWFGLSNSTVKVNGKVLNLSSTSPEKKETIKSFLEKMSEPLIRRSSFSDRKFSVTSRGSLDDVFNCRLSPRSSLTEPLLAELSFPSVLECEETPNPFV; from the exons ATGGCGGTGGCGGCCTGCGCGCCCGCGCGGCCCAGCCTGGCCTCCATCTCGTCGGGGGAGCTGCGCAGCCTGTGGACGTGCGACTGCGAGCTGGCCCTGCTGCCCCTGGCGCAGCTGCTGCACCTGCAGCCGGCCGCCTTCCAGCTGCGCGGCGACCAGCTCTGGGTGGCCGGCCGCGGCGACGCGGGCCCCGCGCGCGGGGGCTTCAACGTCTTCGGCGACGGCCTGGTGCGCCTCGACGGGCAGCTCTACCGCCTCCGCAGCTACATCAAGAG GTACGTGGAACTGACCAGCTACTGCGATTATAAAGACTACCGGGAGACGATTTTGAGCAAACCGATGCTCTTCTTTATTAACGTACAGACCACAGAAGACACTGCAAAAG AAAAGACATATGCATTTCTTGTGAACACAAGGCACCCCAAGATAAGAAGACAGCTAGAACAAGGGATGGATACGGTCATTTCCTCGGTGATTGGAGAGAGCTACCGGCTTCAG TTTGATTTTCAAGAGGTAGTCAAGAATTTTTTCCCACCAGGAAATGAAGTGGTTAATGGAGAAAATTTGAGTTTCGCGTATGAATTCAAAGCTGACGCTCTGTTTGATTTCTTCTATTGGTTTGGGCTCAGCAATTCCACCGTCAAAGTGAATGGAAAAGTTCTGAATTTGTCAAGCACAAGTCCAGAAAAGAAGGAGACAATTAAATCATTTCTGGAAAAAATGAGTGAACCTTTAATAAGaaggagcagtttctctgaccgAAAGTTCAGTGTAACTTCCAGAG GTTCACTCGATGACGTTTTCAACTGCAGACTGTCACCCAGGTCATCTCTGACGGAGCCCCTTTTGGCAGAATTATCGTTTCCAAGTGTTTTGGAATGTGAAGAGACACCCAACCCATTTGTCTGA